The nucleotide sequence GGTTACCAAAGCTTGTAGGTGATATTAAAGCCTGAAGCTCTACAAGCATAGGGCGAGTACCTTCTAAGGAAGCTACTACCGTTGAACCCGCTGCTCCTTTTGAACGTTCTTCTAAAAAGATTTCAGAAGGATTCAGTACTTCTTCAAGCCCTTCTTCTTTCATTTCAAAAACACCGATCTCATTTGTAGAACCAAAACGATTTTTCACAGCTCTTAATATACGGAAAGTATGATGTCTTTCACCTTCAAAATACAGTACTGCATCCACCATATGCTCTAGAAGACGCGGTCCCGCGATATTCCCTTCTTTTGTAACATGTCCAACGATAAATACAGCAATACCCTTTGTTTTCGCCATTCGCATCAAATGCGAGGTACACTCTCGTACTTGCGAAACACTCCCTGGTGCTGATGTTACCTCAGACCGATAAACGGTTTGAATGGAGTCAATAATCATAACGGACGGCATCACATCTGCCATTGCCTGCTCAATAAGCTCTAAATCTGTTTCTGCTAAAACAAACAGATCTTTCGCGTCGATATCGAGCCTGTCTGCTCGCAATTTTGTTTGTTTAACAGATTCCTCACCAGATATGTAAAGAACACGTTCTCCTTTTTGAGCGAGCTGAGCTGATGTTTGCAGAAGAAGAGTAGATTTCCCGATTCCAGGGTCTCCACCAACCAAAACCATTGAACCCGGAACGATACCTCCACCTAAAACACGGTTAAATTCCTGATAGTTTGTAGGTATACGAGGCTCTTGCTCGCTTTTCACATCCGCTATTGACTGAGGTTTTTGCTTTACTTTCGTATCTCCGCCAGAACTCAAACCCCGTACGGCTTTTTCAGGACGAATGGTCTCTTCCACCATCGTATTCCATGCATGACATCCCGGACATTTCCCCATCCATTTTGGAGATTCATAACCGCAGTCTTGGCAAAGAAAGATTGATTTTACTTTAGCCATCTAAAAAACTCCTCTTTCAAACTTCACACTAAAAAATTTCATATATTTACTAAGCTTATTTTTATAATTTGTTGTCTTTTTTGTCCTTAATTTCAATTACTGGTTGTTAGCTTTTGCATGGTACCAGGAATCCTGGAGAATGATCTTTACTTTCTAAAGAATTGTTACTTTTAAATCTTTCCTCTTTTGCAAGTTGATTGGAGTGGAAGGTGTGAGACTCCTGCGGGACAGGCCGGCAGGTGAGACACTTAAGAGTGAAACGATAAGAATGTGGCTCACCGCCTGCCCCCGCGGAAAGCGAAGCACCTGAAACGGAAATCAACCACTTCCAAGAGCAACAATGTATAAGAAAACAGCTTATATTTTAAAAAAGTTAAATGCTGAAAATATAAAGATTTATTCACTATTATCATAACATAAAACCTAACAACTACTTCCATTTAGGCTCTGCAAAAAAAGGCGAAACGCAAAGATTATTTCGACAAAAACCCGGAGGACATGACTGCCTTCCGGGTTTTTTGTAGGATATCCTCATATATTCAGATGGTTAGACCGTTTGAACGACAAAATCGTTCTCTTCCACATCAATCTTAACGGTTTGCCCTTTGTTGATATTTCCTTTAAGAAGCTCTTCAGATAAGCGGTCTTCAATCTTACGCTGAAGGGCACGGCGCAACGGACGTGCTCCGTAGTCTGGATCGTAACCTTCATCTGTAATCTTTTCAAGAGCAGCTTGTGTCAGCTCAATATCAATCCCTTGATCACTTAAGCGCTTCTTGAGTGAATCCGCCATTAGCGTCACGATTCTTAGCAAGTGCTCTTTTTCAAGAGAATGGAACACGATAATCTCATCAATACGGTTTAAGAACTCAGGACGGAATGCACGCTTAAGTTCATCCATAACTTTAGACTTCATATCGTTGTATTTTTGACCTTCGTTGTGAACCGCAAAACCTAGTGAACGGTTACGCTTAAGCGTGCTCGCCCCAACGTTTGAAGTCATGATGACGACCGTGTTTCGGAAATCTACAGTACGGCCTTTTGAATCTGTCAGACGACCGTCTTCTAGCACTTGCAGCAAGATGTTGAACACTTCTGGATGTGCCTTTTCAATCTCATCCAGCAAGATAACTGAGTATGGCTTTCTTCTAACTTTTTCAGTTAACTGGCCGCCTTCTTCATGTCCTACATATCCTGGAGGCGAACCAACGAGACGAGATGTTGTATGTTTCTCCATGTACTCAGACATATCGATACGGATGATCGCATCTTCATCACCAAACAATGTCTCAGCAACGGCTCTAGCAAGCTCCGTTTTACCAACACCTGTTGGTCCTAAGAAGATGAATGAACCGATCGGACGTTTCGGATCCTTCAACCCTGCACGCGCTCTTCGGATGGCTTTAGAAATGGCAGATACCGCTTCAGTCTGGCCAATTAATCGGTCATGCAAAATCTCTTCCATCTTAAGAAGACGTTCTGTTTCTTCTTCTGCCAGCTTGGATACAGGTACTCCTGTCCATGAAGATACAACTTGCGCGATATCTTCCGGTGTTACTTCTGTATTTTCTTTTCCTTGTTTCTCTTTCCAAACATCTTTCGTTTTTTCCAATTCTTCACGAAGACGCTGCTCAGAATCTCTGAGTGAAGCAGCTTTTTCAAACTCTTGGCTTTGAACAGCAGCATCCTTCTCTTTACGTACTTCTTCCAGCTTTTGCTCGAGCTCCTTTAAGTTCGGAGGAGCTGTGTAAGAACGAAGGCGAACCTTTGATGCCGCTTCGTCAATTAAGTCAATCGCTTTATCCGGTAAGAAACGGTCGGAGATATAGCGATCAGAAAGTTGAACAGATGCCTCGATCGCTTCATCAGTAATCGTCACACGGTGATGCGCTTCATAACGATCGCGAAGTCCTTGAAGGATTTGAATGCTTTCATCCTTTGTCGGCTCATTAACCGTAATCGGCTGGAAACGGCGCTCTAGCGCTGCATCCTTCTCGATATATTTTCTGTATTCATCGAGTGTTGTTGCACCTATACATTGTAATTCACCACGAGCAAGAGCGGGCTTT is from Fictibacillus sp. b24 and encodes:
- the radA gene encoding DNA repair protein RadA codes for the protein MAKVKSIFLCQDCGYESPKWMGKCPGCHAWNTMVEETIRPEKAVRGLSSGGDTKVKQKPQSIADVKSEQEPRIPTNYQEFNRVLGGGIVPGSMVLVGGDPGIGKSTLLLQTSAQLAQKGERVLYISGEESVKQTKLRADRLDIDAKDLFVLAETDLELIEQAMADVMPSVMIIDSIQTVYRSEVTSAPGSVSQVRECTSHLMRMAKTKGIAVFIVGHVTKEGNIAGPRLLEHMVDAVLYFEGERHHTFRILRAVKNRFGSTNEIGVFEMKEEGLEEVLNPSEIFLEERSKGAAGSTVVASLEGTRPMLVELQALISPTSFGNPRRMATGIDHNRVSLLMAVLEKRVGLLLQNQDAYLNVAGGVRLDEPAIDLAVAISIASSFRDSPTKPTDVMIGEIGLTGEVRRVSRIEQRVHEAAKLGFTRAIIPDKNIGGWTVPKGIKVVGVSTVYEALQAALGG
- the clpC gene encoding ATP-dependent protease ATP-binding subunit ClpC; protein product: MMFGRFTERAQKVLALAQEEAIRLGHNNVGTEHILLGLIREGEGIAAKALQVLGLGPEKIQKEVETLIGRGQEAVQTIHYTPRAKKVIELSMDEARKLGHSYVGTEHILLGLIREGEGVAARVLNNLGVSLNKARQQVLQLLGSNESSSSHRGSSASANTPTLDSLARDLTAIARDGSLDPVIGRSKEIQRVIEVLSRRTKNNPVLIGEPGVGKTAIAEGLAQQIINNEVPETLRDKRVMTLDMGTVVAGTKYRGEFEDRLKKVMDEIRQAGNIILFIDELHTLIGAGGAEGAIDASNILKPALARGELQCIGATTLDEYRKYIEKDAALERRFQPITVNEPTKDESIQILQGLRDRYEAHHRVTITDEAIEASVQLSDRYISDRFLPDKAIDLIDEAASKVRLRSYTAPPNLKELEQKLEEVRKEKDAAVQSQEFEKAASLRDSEQRLREELEKTKDVWKEKQGKENTEVTPEDIAQVVSSWTGVPVSKLAEEETERLLKMEEILHDRLIGQTEAVSAISKAIRRARAGLKDPKRPIGSFIFLGPTGVGKTELARAVAETLFGDEDAIIRIDMSEYMEKHTTSRLVGSPPGYVGHEEGGQLTEKVRRKPYSVILLDEIEKAHPEVFNILLQVLEDGRLTDSKGRTVDFRNTVVIMTSNVGASTLKRNRSLGFAVHNEGQKYNDMKSKVMDELKRAFRPEFLNRIDEIIVFHSLEKEHLLRIVTLMADSLKKRLSDQGIDIELTQAALEKITDEGYDPDYGARPLRRALQRKIEDRLSEELLKGNINKGQTVKIDVEENDFVVQTV